A stretch of the Duncaniella dubosii genome encodes the following:
- a CDS encoding RNA polymerase sigma factor — translation MNRTEFERMAPPLRKRIVSMVLGMSASADADLADDVAQDTLLRLWTIRDKLDEYRSVDSLAMVIARHRAIDLLRETSTLSVGLDDIDSCRSVPSPEESIIESEDCSDVFGIIASLPSVQQTVIRMRHIEGLEIADIAKITGSTPGSIRVALSRARQSIKEIFMQHQS, via the coding sequence ATGAACCGTACAGAGTTTGAACGCATGGCTCCTCCGCTGAGGAAGCGCATTGTCAGCATGGTACTTGGCATGTCGGCATCGGCCGACGCAGACCTTGCCGACGATGTGGCTCAGGACACCCTCCTCCGGCTGTGGACTATCCGCGACAAGCTCGACGAATACCGCAGCGTCGATTCGCTCGCAATGGTCATCGCACGCCACCGCGCCATAGACCTCCTCCGCGAGACCTCGACACTATCCGTTGGTCTCGACGACATCGACTCCTGCCGGTCTGTTCCATCGCCCGAGGAAAGCATCATCGAATCAGAGGATTGCAGCGACGTGTTCGGCATCATCGCATCGCTCCCCTCCGTGCAGCAGACTGTAATCAGGATGAGGCACATCGAAGGGCTCGAAATCGCCGACATAGCCAAAATCACCGGTTCGACACCCGGCTCGATCCGGGTAGCTCTCTCAAGGGCACGCCAGAGTATCAAAGAAATCTTCATGCAGCATCAATCATGA